aaaaaaaaaaacccttgcCAAGTGTGAAGATATCgactgattttatttattttttattttttacattttggaTAATAAACTGGGGATAAAGCATATGACAATCTTCCAAAGCCAATTGGGTGATATTTTATTTCCACgggaattataattttttattctaaatcttatattttcaaacgatatatttagttatatataaaaaagtaatgttagatattaTTTTAGGGCGTGTAAATATCatccaattatttaaaaaattataaatttattattaaaaaataatttttatttagatcttcgatttactcatttttataaataacgATAGACTTACTATCTTTTTTATCACATGTTTACTATTACTAGTCAAGGCGTAACGTGCGATGCACGTTTGCTTCGTTGCATTGTTTGGTTAATTTACAGGAATTTGTCCGCAAAAATATTATACAGATATACACAACAAAataagtttgtttttttgttttgctgtTATTCTAACTCAGGGCCGTATTGGACAGGACTGATTGAAATAACATTGAAGTTTTTGTGTCTTTGTTGGTTGAACACTTCTGGGTCTACAGCAACTTGAATCATCCATTGATTTTCTGAACACTCTGCtgccattttttctataaatggTAAATGTTCCTGtgtattaaaacaatattatttgttattgttatatatagttgaattattttaggtataataaaagatatattttaaaggagaaataatatttttttgtttaaaatgaaaatatagtaaaaataaaaaaagttacctCTCCAGTATGATTCATGAAATCAATGGCTGAATGACCCAATGCTTCTTCTGCAAATTCACCGAACATAACAGCTGGTAATTTTCCTGTCCCATCGTCAACTTCAACATATGCTCGACAACTATAAAGAGTCAGAGTATTGTTTTTTGTAagtattgataaaattaatatatgagaaaattttgaaatgaattatAAATTGTTGAAATGTAAAGAATGTGTACCGTGGTTCAGCAATACTTTGATGTTTGCAGTGATAACAAAGGAAGCTTTCATTTTGCTTATGGCCAGTTCCTTTGTTACAATTGGTGCATGACATATAGAAGAAGATTTGTTGcaaatttatgatatttatctttCCTTTGAtccagaattttgctttctatataatattaaaaacaatatttatatgataagaaggaatataaatttaaagataatgtTAAGAAAAGTTATTTACCTCCATTGGTTGTAAACTTTTTAACAATGCAGCAACGtcacaattttttgttatttgtcgAATGCCAACCGAGGATAAAGGTACAGGTGGATATTTTAATGATCTTGTAATTATAGTTTCAAGTCTTGAATCATTAATTGCAAcccttaagaaagaaaaaaaaaattatgattggaATGTTTATAGTAGAGATGTATGAACGAGAAATTTTGTAACTAATATGAGTTACCATCTTTGCAGTGGTTTTGCCTCGGGAATAACAGGATTGATTGTAAAAGCACTTGTTGGTCGAGACGAAAGAGACACGCCTGTTTCATCAACAtagataattattaattaaaaaatataaaatttaaaacagtaaataagaatttgaattattaaaattacCATTGTAAGAGCGAACTTTTAGTTTTGTTGCAAGTATAATCGGTTTTGTTTCGATTATATCTGAAATTTTTTGGCATTCATCTTGAACGAAACGACCCCACATAGTCAATGAGATTGGATTAAAGCTATGACATAAAAATGAGGAAAATcagtaaaaaatttataaaataaaaattataaagtaattataaaagattaaagatggaaataattttttaccttTGATCTATGACatagatttcttgaagagtAGCTGGTCCATTTGTTAATGTTATTTCTTTAGGGGGTTTTATATGAAGGGCAATTGCTAAGAGGTCTGATTAAGaacatttaaattattagttattgatgaaaaaaagattttaaaataaaataataaattacctaTTTCTGCAATTGAATCTTTATAAGCATCCAATTCATCAATGGGAATCAAGTTGTACTTTGGCATTTGAACTTGATCTTCATTTTCTGGTATTTCTTCAATGATTGTTTTTGCATTTATAACCCATTGATATTGATGTGAGTCCATTCTATATTTAGGATCCAGTAGCTTTACATATGCATTAATAATATAGTAagattgaaaaatatgtaaagtgTCTTCCCTTGAATCAACATCATTTCCAAATATTGTTGCTTGCAGACGATTTCCCTGTGCCATATaagaaagtgtaagttgttagtATTTATAATAAGcaagaaatttgttttttaaaaaagtaacaaaaaaatttatgatgaaatataattatatcaaaaatgtaagaaatggtatataaaatgtgtgtatatatgtattttacaGCAAATGGTAAATAGGTAAAAAAGAATCATACCTGTTCATCAACCAACATTAAATTTTGGTACTTGACTGATGAGTGTTGGCTAGTTCGTTTGGGAGATTTTTCAACTACAAGCATTTTGATTTTCCAATCCCTTGTCTTTGGAGTAATATCTTTGATTGACGTATAAGTGGTCCGCATTTTGAAAgctaataaattagaaataaatgaaatttataagTATAAAGGACAAGAAATGTAATTAAGTAAACAAtggaataaaaagtaaaaaaaaaaattgatatgtaTTAATTACTTAATAACAATGGAGTAGTAAAAGATTCAAAATGCAAAATTGAAATTGtaacaaatatttaatttatttataatagttgaaattaaattttaatattttattttgttacctGTGTAACATCAATCAGAGGAGGCTAATGTTAATACTTCTGTGtagacaatattttttgtgcagttTTTTTCTGGTTCATCAGTTGAGATTGGTCGTATCAAAATCTTGACTGCAGAAATAGTCTTAGCTCTTGATAAAGCTACATATAGTTGTCCATGTGAAAAGACTGGATGAGGTAagtatattccaacaaaatccaATGTCTGTCCTTGTGATTTGTTTATACTCATTGCAAAGCTTAGTTTAACAGGGAATTGAGTTCGTTTGAATGGAAAACCACTGTTTTCATCAGGACTTGGTAAAAATGGAATTCTTGGAATAAAAACCTTTTTGCCACTGTGATGACCAACTGCAATTTCTGCGTGAATAACATTACGATCAAAATTACGACAGATTAGTCGTGTTCCGTTGCATAGCCCTTCTGAAGGATTGATGTTTCTTAATAACATGATTGGGCAATTTTCTTTCAATAGTAACTCATGTGGAGGAAGTCCATTTGGTGTTAAAGTATGTAAGAAGTCTTCCATGATTGCCTGCTCAGATGCATCAATTGATTCATCAAAACTGTAATATCGTTTTAACTCTCCAGGAAATCTTTGGATCAGCAAAGTGTTTATTTCTTCAACATAACTGTTCTTTGGTGTCAATATAGCTCGATTCAtcatgtttgaaatatttgttgaATAATCAGAAATATCATGAAACACAGCATCTATCAAATGATCCAAAGAAGCAgcatcattttcatatggaattaACATAGCTGTAGGAATCTTGACATGCTCATTAATTGTAATTGGTGGTAGCCCATTCCCTAAATCCAATATGTATCTTGAAAAGTTTGAATCTAATCTTGCTCGCATATTTTCagtcaaataaatttttgtcaATTTAGGCCATATGTAGGAAGAAACCAAGCTAGCATCAATTTGTTGTTGTCTTGTTCCTTTTGGGACTACAGGTAGAATTTGACGAAAATCTCCACCAAAGACAATAACTTTTCCACCGAAAGATAATTCTGAATCATTAATATCTTTTAGCATTTAATCTAATGCTTCTATGGATTCTTTTTTAGACATTGGAGCTTCATCCCATATGATCAACTTTGTTGTTTGCAGTAATCTTGCAAGTCCACTTTGTTTACTGACACTGCACGTTGAATTTTTGTCGACATTTAATGGAATTTTGAATCGTGAATGTGCAGTTCGACCGCCAGGTAAGATTGATGCTGCAACACCAGACGAAGCAGTTGCAAGAGCAATTAATTGTTTCTTTCTTGTTGTAGCAAGGAGTGCCTTGTATAAAAATGTTTTTCCTGTTCCACCAGGACCATCAATAAAGAATGCAGCAGCTTGATTTGATAAAACTTTTTGCAAGATTGAATTGTAAGCATTTTGTTGTTCGCTATTAAGCAGTGTTGATGCATGAAGGTCTTCTTCTGGTATTGGAATAGCCAATTCGTCATCAATTTCTCTAGATAGAAATCCATCTTCATCAGAATCAATGTTTTGGTCAATAAGATGGAATGAATTAATGTCTTTACCCATTGATTCGAGGATTGTGGAGATAGAGTGTAAAGTTTCAGTTCTAACATTTGATGAAGAACATCCAATTAATTGGAAATCAGCAGACATATCTCGCTCAAAGCGTTCCCAAAGATCTCTTGGATTTGTCGGATTGCAATAAACTAAAATTGTTGCGAATAGTCTTCTTAAACTGAAAGGCATTTGATAAAAAGAGGCTTCATATAAGCATTCTTCCAAGCTATTATTTCTTTCCAATAAACCATGCATGGTTGCTGCTTCTCGAAATGTGGGAGCCAAAATACCATTTACAGTCTTAAGATGTTGAAATGATAGAGGACCTCTTATATGGTTCAATAATATTCACAGATAATACCTTTCTCCTTCAAAAGGATTTGCTGTAACAATTCGACCTAtcacaatttgtttttttcgaACAGTCCACATTTTGTATTGCTGACTCCAAACATAGAATTCAGGgaattctctatataataattttcttgCATTTTGATCAACTTGATTTGTTGCGAAGAATTCTGTTAGCATTGATTTTGCTGAAAGATCAGAGTTCATCACATTTGTTAAGTTTTCATGAGCACGGAAAGTCACCTGGTGTTGATTTTCAAGATGTAAATGTAAACTATAAACTGCAGGATGAACTTCATTGACAATAAATCCAAATATTCTCCACATAGCCTCTGGTGGAGCAATCCATCGAGCTGATTGAAATCGTTCAATTTCGTCAATTTGATGAATGCTTTGTTCAGGAACTAAATTGAATGCAACACGATCATGGCCTTTATAAATGTATTTGTAGAGATACTTGACAGCTTTTATTGTAGAACATATCTCAACATTGATATGGCAATCAAACATTGCAAGTAAATAAGGGTTGTATGGAACAACCCAACGATTATCCAAATCATGGCCTCTAATTCTGGCTGTTCTTCCATTGTTGGAGCGTCTGTATATTGGGAAGCAATCATTTCCAATAACAGTGTTTGAAACAAAATGTTTTGGGTAATTATTTTtgcaacaaccattttttttcatgcatatattTGCTGGATTTAGATGTCCGCATGGTCCATGCATCATATGTTTGATAACAGCTGTATAGAGATGTAAGTTGTTGTTTTTGTCAGGTAATTCAGCAGATACGATCTCATCAAAAGATTCTGGTGCATATAATTTCCAATCTTGACGCAATATAATCAGAAAATGAGCATGTGGAAGTCCTCTCTTTTGGTGTTCAATAACATATACATATGCTgagattttttcaaatatttctcgCTTGAATAGTTGATACTTTAGGTCTTCTAATTTTGTTCTAAAGACTCGAGCAATTAAGTCAGGCCGATTTTGAGTTTCTTCATGTGGTTGCAATTCATTTGAAATCTCTTTCCAGTTCGGATTGCAGGTCattgtcaaaaaaatatctGGTTTGCCATATCGTTGAACTAAAgtcattgcttccatatatctttttttCATATCTCTTGGGCCTCCGATAAAAGATGAAGGCAAAATTATACGCTTGCCAATTCTAGAAGCATTTGTTTCTCCAAGATCAATGCTATCAACAATACCTTGATATAATTCAGATCGAATGTGTTGTTGATTGCAGCGAAAATAATCTAGTCTTGAAGTTTCTATCTTCACGTACATatcaacaacaaattgttgaAGAAGTCGACCAGAGATTAGAAGAATAGATTTCAGATTTTCTCTGATTTGTAACTTGTaacaataatattcacggcAAGAAACAGTTGgatcttttctttttcggtTTAAAACTACATGAGTgataagaaattatttaaaaaattgtataataaaTATGCTAATAATAAGTTTTAACACAAAAAAGATAGTGTAAAAAATTTAACCTTGTTGTTCTCTTCTGAGTAATTGTTCTGCTGATGTTGATTGGTGAGGATTGAGTAATTCAGCTGTGGAATTATTGGTAGATACAGATGCACTTCTTTTGTTGATTCTTTGTATGCCTTGGTGCCATCCAATATCACCAAAAGGAAATAGCAATGGATATTGAAGCGGATCGTAGcaaccaaaataatattgaactaaATGACTCCCACCAATATGGTTAAATACAAAGATATCACGAGGTGTTGAATGTTCTGAATCATCGTTTTCAACCCAAATCGCTGCAACTTCTGATGATGTTGGGGCGTTAAACACCCGTTGATCCAAACCAGGATTTGATTTTATACAGATTTTTTGATGCTCTAAATTTGGTAAATCACCAATAGATCGGAAGAATGTAGAATATGGATTTACACGAAGGATATCCATAAGTTGAGCAATAATAGAAGGATTCATTCTGATTGAATCAACAATGCGATTCTCAAATTCATGTTCAGTGTcataaaaatatagttgcaagttaGAAGGTTGACCATCTGAAGGAACTAAATCGGGGAGATAATGATAAATCTGGCCTTGAGCTCGAAATGTATAGATTCCTCTATTTCTTTGGCATAGATTTCTGTCAAACTTAACTCCAAAAGATGTGAAAGCAAATTTGTtgttatacgttcgaacatatgtCCGAAATTGTATAGATTCAGCAGTATTTGAAACGAATAAGTTATAAAGTTGATCTGGAACATCATTTGTTGCCAAAGAAATTGATCCGTCGGCACAGCAGAAACTATTTGTTTCATGAAAGAATTTCTTCGCTTTGCAATGTTTACAAGGTGGCACGTTTGGTAAAAAATTAGCTTCAACTGgaacattttgtaatatttgtctATGCACAACATTATGACGATGTGATCTGCCTATTAAGttggggtaaaaaaaaaaatacataaaaaatttcaataaaaataattgaattactAAATTTCAAtcaatattatatgtataaataaaattgaaatgtaacattattaagaaattaaatatattttaacttcttACCAAAAACAGATCTTGGTCGAACTCTTTGAGAACTTGATTCTGATTGATCAACAAGGACTGCCTATTTTGTGGGaaaactaattatttaataaaaacagtaaaataaaatatatgaggaaaaataaataaagtttataaaCCTGTTGCAGCGTAACTTGTTCAGAAAGTTGAATTGTCTCTATTGGTGCTTTTGTTGATGTTTCTTGCAATAAATCTACAGAGTAGTTTGACGTAGCTGAAGAACTGAATGAGATATTTGATTCTGTAGATTCTTTGGGATTTCCACCAAGGATATTAACGTTTGAATATATGCTAGTTTCTTGGGAAGATGTCATTCtaataatgttaaaattacGGCTAGAAAGTCTGGGTCtttttccatgaacttgttgaatgttagaattttgaatatcACGAATAGACTGGAGATGATCATCTAATGTATCATCAACtgatataatcatttgatcagcATCAGATGGTATTGAATCTTCTAGACGAATGATATTTCTTTTACAACTTTGTTTCTgaatacatttttcttttgttctttgtatGAATTCAGCATTTTTGTCTTCAGGAAAATCTTTAGATGacatttttgtttgttgattgtttctgaaaaagaattttatttaattatttgtttaagTAAAGATTTTATAATTAACAAGTATAATTCCATCATAAAATATGTTAACAAAGCAAATcataaattgaaaattttatattactacAAAGTAGATAGTAAATTAACGAATAATTAgaatttaatctaaaatatttacGAAGTAATCTAATTTAGATTTTcctaaatatttgttaaataaaaaataaaagaatatataataaatatgtttatgtgtatatattttatatcaataaTTATTATGCAAAATAAcaaacagttaaaaaaaaaagacgtagTTTAAAGCAtgaattaaacaaaataaagaatttTTAATATGCATAACAATAAATACTTACAGTTTCTTTAGCTAGCACGAAATAAGATTTGCTGAATTTGTATCTTTCAGTTGAGAATGTAATCCCTATGTTtgacaggaaaaagaaaaacttatgttatttttttgaaatcatcactttttataaaatttataaagggaacaaaatgttttaatttgttgtgatttattttgatgaaaaacaatataataagtgtttttaaacataaatataaaataattaataaaaattattgctaacaaatttttgataatttcatCTGAAATTTTAGACTATTGaattatatgaaataagttATGGAAATTTCTATTGTGTATTAACTTTGTattcattttgattttatttttttaattggtatATTCGTTTTAGATggttaaattaaataaatgtaaaatttaaagaatttgtttcataaagaacataaatatataatattttattttacaaacatTAACCATTAAACAATTggccataaatatttttttgaatttatggctatatattttttagcctGATAAATTCAAATTTGGATAGAAATTAATGTCTAAATGtggtaatatatttaaaattactattttttatagTAATTTGCAAACACCATCATTTAGATTAAAGTCTATATCAAAATTTTTGTTGGCCATATgtcaaatgaaaaaatatttgtaaaaataaatatctatataataattaatatgatattatgtttgaatgaattaaattattgttgagcaaacaaaatattgaaatattaatggataaatataatcaaaatattttttaaggaaaaaaaataaagagagttatgattttgtaataaataatttgcaatttatatattatattgagataatataatattttataactgtttgtatttaattctattatatagaaaaacaaaatattcacCCTTGAACAAAAATCTATCCAGAACCATAAAATTTGTacatgaaagttttatatttaaatattatagtttaataaagatgtttgtaaaatataagatattttagaattacaaaaagaaaaaaaaaaatatggttcaaataactttttattatgaatttttgatACTAacaattgttttgaaaatgaataatattattaaagttCTAGATGGATTGATGTTCAAGGACAAATAGATGTTTAAGAAAATACAAACAGTTAATAAGtgtaataattaaaagataaaaatgtataaatttagttttagcatgaaaaaaaatttaggaaaagaaatattgtgtaaatttaTTGATTAACAATATAtagaaggtaaaaaaaaaacaggaataaatatgtaatatcaAATATacatttatacaaaaaataaatttcgaaTATTTCTAGAACAAATAAATACTTACAAATTTcttaacaaaatattacaatGTGAGTTGAATTTTGATCCTGTTGTTGATTAAATTGTCcctattttttataacaaatagtacattacatttttttgataaaaatatagttaataggcaataatatattattcatttatgtaaattacaataaagaactataaaaaaatgtgataaattttaaattagatgccattgatttattaaaaattaaaagtaaaaatatgataaatgagtttttggtgttTTTTAACAAGATAtagccaaaacaaaaaattattagaaataaACATGTTTGATCAAAAaggtatttatagaaaaattaaatttataatatttataaaataaattggtaCTTACAAATTTATTGTCAGAACGTCACAATGATATTTGATTTTTGATGCTCCTGCTGATAAGAGAGGCCctaatttttataacaaatagtacattagatgttttaaataaaaatagatttattttaaataggtAAATAGTATATGATTCTTTTACACAAATGATAATAaacaattattaaaagaaatgtctaaagttttattttaaactgaTTGAAACTTTTTAAGTagcaaaaaattattgttatattgctcataataaatttctttaattaacttttttatgtttttctaaaagtttataaatttatttcaattttaataaatcataaaatttttacgaaattgttatatattataataattttaagtacagatttttattatcaagtacagatttttattatcaattagaagaatttttttttttgtgtaaaatttttttgtttgacatactttgaaatggaaaatagcatattattttttatagtttagtttttaatgttttataccTTTAAAGAGAGAttattaattagataatgaaataaatataatttttgatataatttcatttcaataaatatatttcaattaaaaaaaaaatttactttttgagcTAAACACAATTTAAgctaacaattaaataaattaaaaattgtcctaatcataaatttgaataaaatcaaACTGAAATTGCTAAAAAACTTAAATATTAActttgttatattattttttaaaaaaatggaaattaataaatatatatttaaatacataaataaaatatcttgtttttaaatatatttcaataaaaaaaattaaaaaacattgaaattcaaaagacaaaatacaaaaacaaaatttcaaattttcattaagaaaatgtgatttttaataatgtaaaatcaaaaactttggaatttaacttgattaaaagaaaaaattaacatatttaatattataattatttatatatacaaatataaaaatcaaaatttttgttaaaatttaaaagaatttctatagtttatgcttaaatatttacttattattatttacttttagacttttacttattattatttatatttacactTTTAGtcataaatgtcattttttatgcttttttatTTTCGTAATAAGtgaaatttgttaatttttatttatttatttgtaattcttttattttttgttaaaaaaaaaaagatttgcttaaattaatttgtaattagagttaatttaaaaatattgttaaaatttttcaaatgttAATTCtgtaaataaatcaatttatatttaattattaactgttaatcatatacacaaattttaattttttttgttaattcatattatataaaGCATTCATGATATTATACATACCTCACATAAAATAGTATTTTAAGTgatatttaagttaaaaaattgtttaataaaattgtatttaattaaaagtTTGTCTGTAacaaaaggataaaaatataaaattttgttttgctgTTTTTGTGattatccatttttttatatttttagataattaaaTATAGCTTAATAGTTAaacaaagaaaagggaaaaataaaaagacagaATTATTGTTTATGGTTGGTAACAAAATAggatttaatataaaaattaatttagtttgtaaataattttaacaaaatttttttctatcagaaaaacattaaatattctttatgtcatttaaacaataatttttttttgatatttttacataataaaattaaaatttgttcTTACATGGAAAGAACGGTTATTTTTTAGATAAGACTGATCCTTAGAAAATTCATTTGTTGTTaacaaaaagttattttttaatttattcaaagaaaaaaaatctttagtTGTTTGCTTTTAATTAAGTTATTTTTGTccttatttgagaaaaaaaaatctttagttCTTAGCATTTttgattgcttttatatgtttttgtgaatttttgggttttacttttcaaatgaCTACTATTTGTATGTTTCTCGGGGTAATAATTTTGCATTTTTGCTTTATTTATGTCGTAGGGGTTGcggtagttaaaaaaaattaaaaataatatttcagttTTATTCTTACATAGAAAGAACAGTCTAATATATTTTAcacatttaaattataatttagatctttatattataaagtaaattttgttaaactaaaaaagttaaatttatttttaataccaaaaaaatttattttttattacaaaataattaaatttagtttcaaaacaaattaaaaaaattattaagtaaaatcctaaatatgaATCGGGAACAagtaaatatgtaaatatttggAATGAAGATTTTGTTCCATTGTATCTAAAGATAGAGCtaaataataacaaaacaaattacaaaaatattacataaagaTAACGTTACTAAAactaatttacaaaaatattactaaaattacaACACTTCTACTGATCTGTACAAAATAATGCCCTGAAGAATTATGGCCCAcctaaacaattaaaataagaataacagaacaaataaaaaatttaaatatatttcttttgtaaataatacacataaaatacaaaaacaataaaaattcaacaacaattaaaatttagatgTCAAAAAATAATGCCCAAAAAATTTACACCATacttaaacatttaaaatatgaacaacaaaagaaataaaaaaattaaaatttaaacatatgAGTTCTATAATTTTACTCTTTTAATTacgaataaaattttaaatactactaaacattaatttgaaataaaatatatatcttaaaagGTTTGGAAGCAAGATTTTTTTCCATGGTATTCAATGAGACAgagcaaaataataacaaaagaattattacaaaaatattatataatcagAAAGTCATTACAGCCAAAAGaaatatgttttattgagttatttacaaaatgaataacaataaatataaaaaatttaaacatatgGCTTCCataaatattatacatataaaacaaaaacaacaaaaagtggTTGAGTATAACTGTTGCTTTTATGTACAGATCTCTCATTGAAGCTTAACATgcaagtaaaaaatttaaaattgaaattaaaataaaaaagataaacaatGGTATGCAAACTTAAAAAGTTTGTTCAGAtgtattaaaaaagttaaaatgatatttgttttttgttctt
The genomic region above belongs to Carya illinoinensis cultivar Pawnee chromosome 4, C.illinoinensisPawnee_v1, whole genome shotgun sequence and contains:
- the LOC122307446 gene encoding replication protein A 70 kDa DNA-binding subunit D-like, producing the protein MRTTYTSIKDITPKTRDWKIKMLVVEKSPKRTSQHSSVKYQNLMLVDEQGNRLQATIFGNDVDSREDTLHIFQSYYIINAYVKLLDPKYRMDSHQYQWVINAKTIIEEIPENEDQVQMPKYNLIPIDELDAYKDSIAEIDLLAIALHIKPPKEITLTNGPATLQEIYVIDQSFNPISLTMWGRFVQDECQKISDIIETKPIILATKLKVRSYNGVSLSSRPTSAFTINPVIPEAKPLQRCCRAYVEVDDGTGKLPAVMFGEFAEEALGHSAIDFMNHTGEEHLPFIEKMAAECSENQWMIQVAVDPEVFNQQRHKNFNVISISPVQYGPELE
- the LOC122307447 gene encoding ATP-dependent DNA helicase PIF1-like, encoding MLKDINDSELSFGGKVIVFGGDFRQILPVVPKGTRQQQIDASLVSSYIWPKLTKIYLTENMRARLDSNFSRYILDLGNGLPPITINEHVKIPTAMLIPYENDAASLDHLIDAVFHDISDYSTNISNMMNRAILTPKNSYVEEINTLLIQRFPGELKRYYSFDESIDASEQAIMEDFLHTLTPNGLPPHELLLKENCPIMLLRNINPSEGLCNGTRLICRNFDRNVIHAEIAVGHHSGKKVFIPRIPFLPSPDENSGFPFKRTQFPVKLSFAMSINKSQGQTLDFVGIYLPHPVFSHGQLYVALSRAKTISAVKILIRPISTDEPEKNCTKNIVYTEVLTLASSD
- the LOC122307448 gene encoding uncharacterized protein LOC122307448; protein product: MSSKDFPEDKNAEFIQRTKEKCIQKQSCKRNIIRLEDSIPSDADQMIISVDDTLDDHLQSIRDIQNSNIQQVHGKRPRLSSRNFNIIRMTSSQETSIYSNVNILGGNPKESTESNISFSSSATSNYSVDLLQETSTKAPIETIQLSEQVTLQQAVLVDQSESSSQRVRPRSVFGRSHRHNVVHRQILQNVPVEANFLPNVPPCKHCKAKKFFHETNSFCCADGSISLATNDVPDQLYNLFVSNTAESIQFRTYVRTYNNKFAFTSFGVKFDRNLCQRNRGIYTFRAQGQIYHYLPDLVPSDGQPSNLQLYFYDTEHEFENRIVDSIRMNPSIIAQLMDILRVNPYSTFFRSIGDLPNLEHQKICIKSNPGLDQRVFNAPTSSEVAAIWVENDDSEHSTPRDIFVFNHIGGSHLVQYYFGCYDPLQYPLLFPFGDIGWHQGIQRINKRSASVSTNNSTAELLNPHQSTSAEQLLRREQQVLNRKRKDPTVSCREYYCYKLQIRENLKSILLISGRLLQQFVVDMYVKIETSRLDYFRCNQQHIRSELYQGIVDSIDLGETNASRIGKRIILPSSFIGGPRDMKKRYMEAMTLVQRYGKPDIFLTMTCNPNWKEISNELQPHEETQNRPDLIARVFRTKLEDLKYQLFKREIFEKISAYVYVIEHQKRGLPHAHFLIILRQDWKLYAPESFDEIVSAELPDKNNNLHLYTAVIKHMMHGPCGHLNPANICMKKNGCCKNNYPKHFVSNTVIGNDCFPIYRRSNNGRTARIRGHDLDNRWVVPYNPYLLAMFDCHINVEICSTIKAVKYLYKYIYKGHDRVAFNLVPEQSIHQIDEIERFQSARWIAPPEAMWRIFGFIVNEVHPAVYSLHLHLENQHQVTFRAHENLTNVMNSDLSAKSMLTEFFATNQVDQNARKLLYREFPEFYVWSQQYKMWTVRKKQIVIGRIVTANPFEGESLRRLFATILVYCNPTNPRDLWERFERDMSADFQLIGCSSSNVRTETLHSISTILESMGKDINSFHLIDQNIDSDEDGFLSREIDDELAIPIPEEDLHASTLLNSEQQNAYNSILQKVLSNQAAAFFIDGPGGTGKTFLYKALLATTRKKQLIALATASSGVAASILPGGRTAHSRFKIPLNVDKNSTCSVSKQSGLARLLQTTKLIIWDEAPMSKKESIEALD